The Ancylobacter sp. WKF20 genome contains a region encoding:
- the rpmA gene encoding 50S ribosomal protein L27, whose amino-acid sequence MAHKKAGGSSRNGRDSDGRRLGVKKFGSEQVVAGNIIVRQRGTQWHPGVNVGMGKDHTLFALTEGRVEFRTKANSRTYVSVIPAAQAAE is encoded by the coding sequence ATGGCTCATAAGAAGGCTGGCGGTTCTTCCCGCAACGGTCGCGATTCCGACGGCCGTCGCCTCGGCGTCAAGAAGTTCGGCAGCGAGCAGGTCGTGGCCGGCAACATCATCGTTCGTCAGCGTGGGACGCAGTGGCATCCCGGCGTGAACGTCGGCATGGGCAAAGATCACACCCTCTTTGCGCTGACCGAAGGCCGAGTCGAGTTCCGCACCAAAGCCAATTCCCGCACTTACGTATCCGTCATTCCGGCCGCCCAGGCCGCCGAATAA
- the rplU gene encoding 50S ribosomal protein L21, whose amino-acid sequence MFAVIKTGGKQYRVAAEQLVTVGKIDAEPGTAVTLPVLMLGGDSPKVGAPLVDGASVTLEVVKHTRGAKVIAFKKRRRQNSRRKIGHRQDFTVVRVTSIAG is encoded by the coding sequence ATGTTCGCGGTCATCAAGACGGGTGGCAAGCAGTACCGCGTTGCCGCCGAACAACTCGTCACTGTCGGCAAGATCGACGCCGAGCCCGGCACTGCCGTGACCCTGCCGGTCCTCATGCTCGGTGGCGACAGCCCGAAGGTCGGCGCTCCGCTCGTCGACGGCGCTTCCGTGACCCTCGAGGTCGTGAAGCACACCCGCGGCGCCAAGGTTATTGCTTTCAAGAAGCGTCGCCGTCAGAATTCCCGCCGCAAGATCGGTCATCGCCAGGACTTCACTGTCGTGCGCGTGACCTCGATCGCCGGCTGA
- a CDS encoding GNAT family N-acetyltransferase → MTIVEATFGSPLAESCTSVLETGRLVLRAPRIEDMAWIAELADNRKVAEMTANIPHPYGMADAAAFIAKLPGGPKAATFAIFLKNEAALRGADQSNFGPPIPVGMCGFVQRDEDAPEIGYWLGEPYWDRGIGTEAVRALIDHAFADRGLEAIVASARVVNPASRRVLEKCGFQWTGVGLTRVRALGASVPVDRFRLEKRLWSSLRAWGASAHPTLHAIDTRH, encoded by the coding sequence ATGACCATCGTCGAAGCGACCTTCGGGTCACCCCTCGCGGAAAGCTGTACCTCCGTCCTCGAAACCGGCCGCCTCGTGCTGCGCGCGCCGCGGATCGAGGACATGGCATGGATCGCGGAGCTCGCCGACAACCGAAAAGTCGCCGAGATGACCGCGAACATTCCCCATCCCTACGGTATGGCGGATGCGGCGGCGTTCATCGCCAAGCTGCCGGGTGGGCCGAAGGCGGCGACGTTTGCGATCTTCCTGAAGAACGAGGCGGCGTTGCGGGGGGCGGACCAGTCCAATTTCGGTCCCCCGATACCGGTCGGCATGTGCGGCTTCGTCCAGCGCGACGAGGATGCGCCGGAGATCGGCTACTGGCTCGGCGAGCCCTATTGGGATCGCGGGATCGGCACCGAGGCGGTCCGGGCGCTGATCGACCATGCCTTTGCCGATCGCGGGCTCGAGGCCATCGTCGCCTCCGCCCGCGTCGTCAATCCGGCCTCGCGCCGGGTGCTGGAGAAGTGCGGCTTCCAGTGGACCGGCGTCGGGCTGACGCGGGTCCGGGCGCTCGGTGCCTCGGTGCCGGTCGACCGGTTCCGGCTGGAGAAGCGTCTGTGGAGTTCGCTGCGGGCCTGGGGGGCCAGCGCGCATCCGACGCTTCACGCCATCGACACCCGGCATTGA
- a CDS encoding serine hydrolase, giving the protein MHRRSLIAAPLLLLASRALAQGESGTPAPSPASPAPPVDPAAGLAPILDRAAALEPLRTVLVAKEGERLVARGYRGGRVDRPSNIKSASKSIVSALVGIAIDKGVLEGADQTVAPLLRADLPDDPDPRLDEITIGNLLSMQAGLERTSGPYYGEWIASRNWVRAALNRRFVDEPGGLMLYSTGSTHLLSAILTRASGRSTLALARDWLGDVEGFAITDWERDPQGIYFGGNQMAMRPTSLLAFAELYRRGGRNAEGAQIIPEAWIAESWRVRTASRFTGDGYGYGWFTREMAGTPVHYGWGYGGQMLYVAPARGVSMVVTSTVDAPSGRTGHRDDLHALAAEILATLG; this is encoded by the coding sequence ATGCACCGTCGTTCGCTGATTGCCGCTCCGCTGCTGCTTCTCGCCTCCCGCGCGCTCGCGCAGGGTGAGAGCGGCACGCCCGCCCCTTCCCCCGCCTCCCCCGCCCCGCCCGTTGACCCGGCGGCGGGGCTCGCGCCGATCCTCGACCGCGCCGCCGCGCTGGAGCCTTTGCGCACCGTGCTGGTGGCGAAGGAGGGCGAGCGGCTGGTCGCGCGCGGCTATCGGGGCGGGCGGGTGGACCGGCCGAGCAATATCAAGAGCGCGTCGAAGAGCATCGTCTCCGCCCTTGTCGGCATCGCCATCGACAAGGGCGTGCTGGAGGGCGCCGACCAGACGGTCGCCCCGCTGCTGCGCGCGGATCTGCCGGATGATCCCGACCCGCGCCTCGATGAGATCACCATCGGCAATTTGCTTTCCATGCAGGCGGGGCTGGAGCGCACCTCCGGGCCCTATTATGGTGAGTGGATCGCCAGCCGGAACTGGGTGCGCGCGGCGCTGAACCGGCGCTTCGTCGATGAGCCGGGCGGGTTGATGCTCTATTCCACCGGCTCGACGCATCTTCTCTCCGCCATCCTCACCCGCGCCAGCGGGCGCTCGACGCTCGCCTTAGCGCGCGACTGGCTGGGCGATGTCGAGGGCTTTGCCATCACCGATTGGGAGCGCGACCCGCAGGGCATCTATTTCGGCGGCAACCAGATGGCGATGCGCCCGACCTCGCTGCTCGCCTTCGCCGAGCTCTACCGGCGCGGCGGGCGGAATGCTGAGGGCGCGCAGATCATCCCGGAGGCGTGGATTGCGGAGAGCTGGCGGGTGCGCACCGCCTCGCGCTTCACCGGGGACGGTTACGGCTATGGCTGGTTCACCCGCGAAATGGCGGGCACGCCGGTGCATTATGGCTGGGGCTATGGCGGGCAGATGCTCTATGTCGCCCCCGCGCGCGGTGTTTCCATGGTCGTGACCTCGACGGTGGACGCGCCATCGGGGCGCACCGGCCACCGCGACGATCTGCACGCTCTGGCGGCGGAGATCCTCGCGACGCTCGGTTAA
- the proB gene encoding glutamate 5-kinase: protein MTRRPAAQTSDAKTSETTSAASLEPAAAAALATGGAAVPQISAFRRVVVKVGSALLVDSARGALRHAWLAALAEDVAQLHREGKEVLVVSSGAIALGRNVLKLPKRPLKLEESQAAAAVGQIALARAWSEALAHEGVNAGQILITLGDTEERRRYLNARSTLAKLLDLKVVPVINENDTVATSEIRYGDNDRLAARVAGMASADLLVLLSDIDGLYTAPPNDDPNAEFLPVVPRITAEIEAMAGGAGTELSRGGMKTKIEAGKIATTAGAHMVIASGKGKNPIRAIAEGARCTWFLAPTNPVASRKRWIAGSLEPRGVLHLDAGAVAALRRGSSLLPAGVKRVEGEFQRGDAVVLRGPDGAEVGRGLVAYDHDYADRIRGRSSDEIATITGFEGRAAMVHRDDLVLGGGG from the coding sequence ATGACCCGCCGCCCCGCTGCCCAAACCTCCGACGCGAAGACCTCCGAGACCACCTCCGCCGCCTCCCTTGAGCCGGCGGCGGCTGCCGCGCTTGCCACGGGCGGGGCGGCGGTGCCGCAGATTTCCGCCTTCCGCCGGGTGGTGGTGAAGGTCGGCTCGGCGCTGCTGGTGGATTCCGCGCGCGGGGCGCTGCGCCATGCCTGGCTCGCGGCGCTGGCGGAGGATGTCGCCCAGCTGCACCGCGAGGGCAAGGAGGTGCTGGTGGTTTCCTCCGGCGCCATCGCCCTCGGCCGCAATGTGCTGAAGCTCCCCAAGCGCCCGCTGAAGCTGGAGGAGAGCCAGGCCGCCGCCGCGGTCGGGCAGATCGCGCTGGCGCGGGCCTGGTCGGAGGCGCTGGCGCATGAAGGGGTCAATGCCGGGCAGATCCTCATCACGCTCGGCGATACCGAGGAGCGCCGGCGCTACCTCAATGCGCGCTCGACACTGGCCAAGCTCCTCGATCTCAAAGTGGTGCCGGTCATCAACGAGAACGACACGGTGGCGACCTCGGAAATCCGCTATGGGGACAATGACCGGCTCGCCGCGCGCGTCGCCGGCATGGCGAGCGCGGACCTGCTCGTGCTGCTCTCCGATATTGACGGGCTCTACACCGCCCCGCCCAATGACGACCCGAACGCCGAGTTCCTGCCCGTGGTGCCGCGCATCACCGCCGAGATCGAGGCGATGGCCGGCGGCGCGGGCACGGAACTGTCACGCGGCGGCATGAAGACCAAGATCGAGGCCGGCAAGATCGCCACCACGGCGGGCGCGCATATGGTCATCGCCTCCGGCAAGGGGAAGAACCCGATCCGCGCCATCGCCGAGGGCGCGCGCTGCACCTGGTTCCTCGCCCCCACCAACCCCGTCGCTTCGCGCAAGCGCTGGATCGCCGGCTCGCTGGAGCCGCGCGGCGTGCTGCATCTCGACGCTGGCGCGGTCGCCGCCCTGCGCCGGGGCTCCTCGCTGCTGCCGGCCGGCGTGAAGCGCGTGGAAGGCGAGTTCCAGCGCGGCGACGCCGTGGTGCTGCGCGGCCCCGACGGCGCCGAAGTCGGCCGCGGGCTGGTGGCCTATGACCACGACTACGCCGACCGCATCCGCGGCCGCTCATCGGACGAGATCGCGACGATCACGGGTTTCGAGGGCCGCGCGGCGATGGTGCACCGGGATGATCTTGTGTTGGGGGGCGGGGGGTGA
- the obgE gene encoding GTPase ObgE, which translates to MKFLDQAKIYVRSGDGGAGCLSFRREKFIEFGGPDGGDGGRGGDVWIECVDGLNTLIDYRFQQHFKAKKGGFGMGKNRAGGKGDDAVLKVPAGTEVLDEDGETILADLTEIGQRVRLLKGGNGGFGNAHFQTSTNQAPRRANPGQEGEERWIILRLKLIADAGLVGLPNAGKSTFLAATTAAKPKVADYPFTTLHPGLGVVQVDGREFVLADIPGLIEGAHEGVGLGDRFLAHIERCRVLLHLVDGTSEHAGKVYKTVRAELDAYGQGLEDKPEIVALTKTDALDPETLKSQLARLQRAAKKKPLALSAQSGQGVREALRALAYVIDEGRAEELAREPAEPWRP; encoded by the coding sequence ATGAAATTCCTTGACCAGGCAAAGATTTACGTCCGCTCCGGCGATGGTGGGGCGGGCTGTCTGTCGTTCCGGCGGGAGAAGTTCATCGAGTTCGGCGGCCCCGATGGCGGCGACGGCGGGCGGGGCGGCGATGTGTGGATCGAATGCGTCGACGGGCTCAACACCCTCATTGATTACCGCTTCCAGCAGCACTTCAAGGCCAAGAAGGGCGGCTTCGGCATGGGCAAGAACCGCGCCGGCGGCAAGGGCGACGACGCTGTGCTGAAGGTGCCGGCCGGGACCGAAGTGCTTGATGAAGATGGCGAAACCATCCTCGCCGACCTCACCGAGATCGGCCAGCGGGTGCGCCTCTTGAAGGGTGGCAATGGCGGCTTCGGCAATGCCCATTTCCAGACCTCGACCAACCAGGCGCCGCGCCGCGCCAATCCCGGCCAGGAGGGCGAGGAACGCTGGATCATCCTGCGGCTGAAACTCATTGCCGATGCGGGACTTGTCGGCCTTCCCAATGCGGGCAAATCCACCTTCCTCGCCGCCACGACGGCCGCGAAGCCCAAGGTGGCGGACTACCCATTTACCACTCTACACCCTGGCCTCGGCGTGGTGCAGGTGGATGGCCGCGAATTCGTGCTGGCGGACATTCCCGGCCTGATCGAGGGCGCGCATGAGGGCGTGGGCCTCGGCGACCGCTTCCTCGCCCATATCGAGCGCTGCCGCGTGCTGCTGCACCTCGTCGACGGCACCTCGGAACACGCCGGCAAGGTCTACAAGACCGTGCGCGCCGAGCTCGACGCCTATGGCCAGGGCCTTGAGGATAAACCGGAAATCGTCGCGCTCACCAAGACCGACGCGCTCGATCCCGAGACGCTGAAGAGCCAGCTCGCCCGGCTCCAGCGCGCGGCGAAGAAGAAGCCGCTGGCGCTCTCGGCCCAGTCCGGCCAGGGCGTACGCGAGGCGCTGCGCGCGCTCGCCTATGTCATCGACGAGGGCCGCGCCGAGGAACTGGCGCGCGAGCCGGCCGAACCCTGGCGCCCCTGA
- a CDS encoding CsbD family protein: protein MNSHQITGAARQIGGRLRNVAGQVSHDAALRGEGVYEEALGRGQRLAGDAREQAVRLADGAYDMGQEYYDRGVRALAQQTRAHPLAVVLAAGLTGAALAWLFSSSRRR, encoded by the coding sequence ATGAACAGCCACCAGATCACCGGTGCCGCCCGTCAGATCGGCGGACGCCTGCGGAACGTCGCCGGCCAGGTGTCGCACGACGCGGCGCTGAGGGGCGAGGGTGTCTATGAGGAAGCGCTCGGCCGCGGCCAGCGTCTGGCGGGCGATGCCCGCGAGCAGGCGGTGCGTCTCGCCGATGGCGCCTATGACATGGGCCAGGAGTATTATGATAGGGGCGTGCGCGCCCTTGCACAGCAGACCCGCGCCCACCCCCTCGCCGTCGTCCTCGCGGCCGGTCTCACCGGCGCGGCGCTGGCCTGGCTGTTCAGCTCCAGCCGTCGCCGCTGA